GGCGATCGGATCGTCCTTCAATCCAATGATGAATTTCGCAAGTTGAGATCAGCATTCCCCGAGGAGTCGCCCACGCTTGTGGAGTGGCCTCCGAAGAAGGATGACCGGTAGATTCACGCCGGGAGGCATCCAGCGCCTCTGGTGGATCGGCGTGGCGCCCGTGGCGCACCGTGAGCGTCACTCGGCTCGCAGGAGGCCGACCTGGCCGCGCAGCCACTCGGAAAAGCCGTCTGCCCGGGTCCGGGTGGTGAATCGTGCCGCCAATTCATCCCGACTGCCGGCGCCATCCGCTGATGCGACTGTCAGGTGCGCGGCGAAGTAACGCTGCGTCGACTCACCCGAGGCTGAGAGTTCGCCGCGCACTCTTACCGCCCTCACGTGATCCAGCGGCAGGTCGAGGCGGTGGGACCGGTCGCCAACTGGCGGCAGGCTAAGCGTTCGATGGCGTCGATTGATGATGAGATCGGCCTCGCCGCGCGAGAGTGCGAATGCCTGCCATGCGAATGCGGCTGCGCCCGCAACGGGCGCGACGATCCACACGCCGTAGACAAATTCGAATGACGGAGCCATGTGCAGCGCGAAGCCGGCGATGAAGACGCTGACAAAGGGAACACCAATCACGCCGCCGGCGAAGGCGACGATCGGAAGCAGGCGCGGCAGGCGAGCGCGGATCTCGTCACGCCGTTCGATGATCTTCACGCCTCCCGCCGGCGGATCGGTGATGAATACGCGCAGCCAGTAACAGAAAAGTCCCCACGCGCCGGCAATGAGCAGGTTCGGAACGGTCATGAACAGCATCAGGAAGGCGTCGCTTGAGTCGAGTTCCGTGCTCAGCACCGCGTCGTCGGGTTGGTTGGGGTTGTAGTGGACGATCACTTCGCTTCCGGGCGAATACCGGGCCACGATCTCTTCGGCATATGAGGGATCGGAGAGGCCGAGGTTGCCGTGTCGCCACGCACTGCTCTCGAAATTCTTGCCGTCGATCTCGTAGGCGAACGTAATCTCCGGGCGGTGCGAGTTTCCGCCCTCGGAGTCGGCAGTTGTCTCCACGCTGCTGTGCAGAATCGTCCCCGTGGTGGTCGGATAGCTTTGGGTTCGCAACTGCCCGACGATCGAGCCGAGAAAGAAATAGTCGAACGGGCCGATCACTCCCGTTGCGATGGTCGCGGTGAGCAGTGCGCCAAGCAATGTCTTCAGGCGCTGGTTCAGCGGAGTGTTGGGCATGCGAACCTCCGGTGCGGCGTCTCGTCGTCTACCCCTCCGACCGGCTGCGCTGCAGCAGCACCGCGAGGAGGATGACGCCGGCTGTGACGAGGCCCTGCCAGTGGCTGCTCACGTTGGCGAGGATGAGCACGTTGTCAATCATGCCCAGGATCAGCACGCCGATGACCGTGCCCCAGATGCGCCCGCGCCCGCCGCTCAGTCGCGTGCCGCCGATCACGACCGCGGCGATGGCGTCGAGTTCGAGCAGGATGCCGGTGTTCGACGAATCGATGCCGCTGAGGCGCGAAGCCAGCAGCACCGCCGCAATCCCCGTGCACAGCCCGACGATCGTATAGGTGATGAGCCGCACGCGATCGACATTGATCGCGCTGTAGCGAGCCGCGGTCTCGTTCGAGCCGACCGCGACCACGTATCTTCCAAACCGCGTGTGGCTGAGTAGCACCTGGCCGAGAATGGCAATCGAGATGAACACGATGATCGGCCAGGTGAGATGGAGGGCAATGTCGCGGCCAGTGGCGTCGGTCCAGCTGAGCAGTGGAATGCCGTTGTTGGTGCTGCTGATGGCCTCGAATGAACTCACTCCAAAGACGCTCTCCCCGCCGCCATCCATGAGAACGAGCACGGCGGAGCGATAGGCGGCCAGGCCGCACAGCGTAGCGATGAACGGCGCCACGCGCCCCTTGCTCACGATCAGGCCCGTGATCCAGCCGAGCACCATGCCGGCGAGCGGCGCGATGGCGCACGCCGCGAGCACGCCCAGCCACTCCGTCCCGCTCGATTCGATGATCTTCTTCATCAGGACCACCGCCAGGCCGCCGACGAACGCGATCATGGAACCCACTGAAAGGTCAATGCCGCCCGAGATGATCACGAACGTCATGCCGATCGCGACGATGCCCAGAAAGGCCTTCTGATTGACGATATTGAGAATGTTTTCCGGGTTGAGAAAGGAATCGCGCGTCGCGGGCAGCAGCGAACATACCGCGGCCATGATGACCAGCGCCATCAGCCCGCCCCACGTCTCGAATACATCGGACCAGCGGAACCGCGGGGCGCTCGGGGTGTTGGGCTTGTCCTGGATCACGCGACGCGGTTCTCCCGCAGCCCGGCGGCGAGGTGCATGATGTCGGCCTCGGTGGCCTTGTCGCCGGGCAGCGCTCCAACAATACGCCCGTTGCGCATCACGAGAATGCGATGGCACAGGCCGATCAGTTCGGGCATCTCCGAGGAGATCATCACGATCGAGCGGCCTTCGGCGGCCAGTTGATGGATATGGCCGTAAATCTCCTGCTTGGCCCCGATGTCCACGCCGCGCGTCGGCTCATCGAGGATGAGCACGTTGGGCTTCGTGTCGAGCCATTTCGCCAGCGCCACCTTCTGCTGGTTGCCGCCGCTGAGCGAAGACACCCGCTGGCGCACGGTGGCGCAGCGCGTGCCGAGGCGCCGCGCATGCTCCACGGCGCTGGCCCGGCGGGCGGAAGCCTTGAGCAGCGGAGTGCCGTACGCGCGCAGATTCGCCAGCGTCGTGTTCTCCGTGATGCTCAAGTCGAGATGCAGGCCGCGCAACTTGCGGTCTTCCGACACATACGCCAGGCGGTGCGCGATGGCGTCGACTGGCCTGCGGATGTTCGCCGGCTCGCCGATGATGCTCACGCTGCCGCTTCGCCGCCGCCGCACGCCGGCGATCGCCTCGGCGAACTCGGTGCGGCCTGAGCCGACGAGCCCCGCCAGGCCGAGGATCTCGCCGCGATGCAGTTCAAACCCGGCGCCACGCACCCAGCCATCCACGAAAAAGTTGCGCACCTCGAGCACGGTGTCGGGCAGGTGAGCCGCGCGCTGGGGGAAGAGTTCACCGAGATCGCGCCCGACCATCAGGCGGGCCAGAGCCGCGTCGTCCACCTCGCGCGGCTCGACGGTCTTGACATACTGCCCGTCGCGCAGCACGGTGATCCGATCGCACAGCCGCCGCACCTCGGGCAGGATGTGCGAAATGTAGATGATCGTCACGCCGCGGTGCAGCCGCAACTGGTTGACCACGCGGAACAGCGCGTTGGTCTCGCGCTCGCTGAGTACGGCGGTGGGCTCATCCATGATGAGCAGCCGCGCTTCGCACGACAGCGCCTTGGCGATTTCGACGAGCTGCTGATCGGCGATCGAGAGGCGGTTGACGCGCGTGCGCGGGCTGACGTTGGAGCCGAGTTGATTGAGCAGCTTGAGCGCTGCCGTCTCAGCCGAACCGCGATCGACAAGCCCCAGCGTGGTGCGTTCGCGGCCGAGGAAGATATTGTCGGCCACCGAGAGTTCGCCGATGAGATTGAGTTC
This genomic interval from Phycisphaerales bacterium contains the following:
- a CDS encoding DUF3592 domain-containing protein translates to MPNTPLNQRLKTLLGALLTATIATGVIGPFDYFFLGSIVGQLRTQSYPTTTGTILHSSVETTADSEGGNSHRPEITFAYEIDGKNFESSAWRHGNLGLSDPSYAEEIVARYSPGSEVIVHYNPNQPDDAVLSTELDSSDAFLMLFMTVPNLLIAGAWGLFCYWLRVFITDPPAGGVKIIERRDEIRARLPRLLPIVAFAGGVIGVPFVSVFIAGFALHMAPSFEFVYGVWIVAPVAGAAAFAWQAFALSRGEADLIINRRHRTLSLPPVGDRSHRLDLPLDHVRAVRVRGELSASGESTQRYFAAHLTVASADGAGSRDELAARFTTRTRADGFSEWLRGQVGLLRAE
- a CDS encoding ABC transporter permease, with translation MIQDKPNTPSAPRFRWSDVFETWGGLMALVIMAAVCSLLPATRDSFLNPENILNIVNQKAFLGIVAIGMTFVIISGGIDLSVGSMIAFVGGLAVVLMKKIIESSGTEWLGVLAACAIAPLAGMVLGWITGLIVSKGRVAPFIATLCGLAAYRSAVLVLMDGGGESVFGVSSFEAISSTNNGIPLLSWTDATGRDIALHLTWPIIVFISIAILGQVLLSHTRFGRYVVAVGSNETAARYSAINVDRVRLITYTIVGLCTGIAAVLLASRLSGIDSSNTGILLELDAIAAVVIGGTRLSGGRGRIWGTVIGVLILGMIDNVLILANVSSHWQGLVTAGVILLAVLLQRSRSEG
- a CDS encoding sugar ABC transporter ATP-binding protein, whose amino-acid sequence is MPWLDASCVRFLAAAALRAYLHIVPEPILSINGVTKDYPAVRAVNDLSLTINRGEAHGVIGENGAGKSTLMKMLSGLERPTAGSITFEGRPLELRSAADAMKRGIAMIHQELNLIGELSVADNIFLGRERTTLGLVDRGSAETAALKLLNQLGSNVSPRTRVNRLSIADQQLVEIAKALSCEARLLIMDEPTAVLSERETNALFRVVNQLRLHRGVTIIYISHILPEVRRLCDRITVLRDGQYVKTVEPREVDDAALARLMVGRDLGELFPQRAAHLPDTVLEVRNFFVDGWVRGAGFELHRGEILGLAGLVGSGRTEFAEAIAGVRRRRSGSVSIIGEPANIRRPVDAIAHRLAYVSEDRKLRGLHLDLSITENTTLANLRAYGTPLLKASARRASAVEHARRLGTRCATVRQRVSSLSGGNQQKVALAKWLDTKPNVLILDEPTRGVDIGAKQEIYGHIHQLAAEGRSIVMISSEMPELIGLCHRILVMRNGRIVGALPGDKATEADIMHLAAGLRENRVA